From Rhineura floridana isolate rRhiFlo1 chromosome 12, rRhiFlo1.hap2, whole genome shotgun sequence:
CAACAGACTGAACAGGCAGGCACACAAGTCGCTTGACCACAGTCTTTCCCAcaatggtgagatgtactgtatttctatttaaattaaaatttgaGTGATTGATTCTAAACTGGCATCTATACGTATCAGTATATGCTACTTTTATGCAAATATCTgtccttttttggtgatgtgtttCCTCTTTTTGGACAATGCAAAAGTGGCCACTTCTTCCTTTGTGTCATACCACAGACCACGGAGGAGAAATATAACTGAGCTCTCTGATACTGAAACCTGCTGCCATTTTCCTTGCTCCATTTGTACAATGGTCTTAGAACTAAGCTCTGTGATTGGTGGCCACTCATGCATGGGGCTGATAGATTAATTTTGCTACAGCTCTGAGTTTTATTGGCCGCTATTCATTTCTTCTGCATCCTGCCCATTCATGGGAGGGGTTTGGAGTGAACTTCACTCAGTAAACGTATTTACAATTATGGTCTGGAGAGGTGAATGCATTCTTACAAGGCTGACTAAGGAGCtgaatgcagtcctccaggcatCTGTGcctagcccttgggactctcaaatgcactctttttgcttttgcctgGACAGAATGTGTCGTCTTGTCTGTCTGGATGGAGAGATATGTGTGCatagaaatctctgactttttTGTGGGTGGAACATTGCAAAGGTAAGATTCACATCtgctgctccatccacttttgcctctgggtgCACCTTCTCTCATGTGGCCTCCAGGGAGTTATCCATGATGGAATAcaatccttgggctgaaaaattttccccacccctgcattaaagtTTTGATGTCAATTGATACAACGTCATGCCTCTAACAATGCAGTTGTTATGCCACATTCAGTTTATGGGGCCACAGGACTCTCCCTTGCCTCGCTAAAACAGACTGACATAGCTCTGTGATTTGGCAAGCATTTGTGCTCAGAGATCTGCCTGCCAAAGATTTACGTGCCAGATCTACACAATGACCCTCATTTGATGTTTGAGAGGGACCTACATGGACCGTAATATTTATCCAGGCAATCTGGACAAGATCAGGTTTCCTTTCTAACTCTCGCTGCCTCACATCCTGGATGATCATTTGCAGTCATTCAAATGAGATTGTGGCCATTTCTAGCTGGTGTCTCACAAGCTTATAGAAATTGCAACTGGGATTTATGTTACAAGGATAATTGTCTATTGGGGGAGCAATTGTGCATCCTGCCAGCAAAgactgaaagaaaaataaagcaaacCCTTGAAAGGAACTGTGCTTGGCAGTGAAGAGTGTTCCATTAGGACAAATGCGGCACTGCCTCACCAGCCTCAGTTTGCCCTTAGCCTTTGTATTTATAACcactccagggggtggcactaacTGTCAGTGTTGACCTTGCAGAGGAaagggtggggacaaaactagaattagttggcatTAGGGTATAGGCACATTACCAATGTAGGGCATATTTATGCCACAAATGTAAACTGGTTGAAAGGGCATTCTCTCTCCCCAGGAAACGTTGGATACTGTAGTTCTGCATGGGATCCATAACAGAggtcagatccacaccatacttttaaagcacatggcttcccccaaagaatcctgggactgtagtttgtcaagggtgctgggagttatagctctgtgaggggtaaaccacagcccctaggattctttggggagaatccatgtgctttaaacgtacttgaaatgtacagtgtggatatGATCAGAGTTTTTATCACCCTCCCTGAACTAACATCTCCAAGAAACTTTGTGTGTGCGGGAGAGCCAGAATGGTTAATCGGGAATCACTATCACTTTGTAGTGTGCCAAGGGGTCTGGGTACTAAGCAGACTAGGGGAGGAGATCCTctggcctgggggctgaatgcggccctccactcctctctgtctggccctcaggactctccccaggcataTGCCTCGCTGCCTCTGCTCAGCACCCTCCTCAAGTATttttccctgcctggaatgcatccttgaattgtgatcatgcctcttgcttgcctagagtgAGGATGGATGGACATTGGtgtctctgacttttgtgtggctggaatgtggctGCCTCTGCAAAGGGAAGAgttgcatctgttgctccacctacttttacatctggctccacccaccactggcatgtgaccccagGAAGATTTTACATGAGGGAATGAGGCCCCAAGGCTAAAAGTGATTCCTCACAACAGCACCACATTTCTCCCCCTGcctatggcaaccattttgtgctggcacccacaacactttcatcaaggtatgagtaccggcacctcatttttcatttaaaaaaacccccCACCAGTTGTAAGATATCTCCTCAGATTTGCCTTGAAGCTGTAATAGGGTGCAGGATCCCCCTTTTCCTCTCACTCATTGCTTTGAATGCAGcttcactccattccatttcaaCCACGCTGCAGCTGGATAGCCATAATGGACCCATGTAATCCACCAGAGATTTAACTCATAAAcagagaagaggggctgattgtgttTAGTTATCCCAAAAGGAGAACGGAGTGCTTTCTTGAAGGAAGCACCGCATTGTGGGAAgtattctcccccttttttattgtgGTTTACTTGAACTGTAACTGGTGACTTTAAGTCTCTAGAATGAAGGATTTTCTTGCTTTCCGGTGAATGTCAGTTACCATGGAGGAGGCCCCTGGAACAAGCCAAACGTGAAACACTGGCCTGACCGAAGACATATCAAACACTTAATTAGAACCGCTTTGCCATATGTTTCCCATTCCCTGAAAGGGTTTGAATCAATTGTCCCATAATTTATCACCTGTTTTCTGTGCTAACTTTTCGGCTCGGTTTTGGTGCATATGTCGGAAAAGGGATTTGTGCAGAATGGGAAGGAGTGGGGCAAGGTGAAGGGAGCTCTTCTTCTCTTAATAATGTAATCTGCCAGCTCCCCCTTTGACAGAGATTAATTTATCCTCAAGATGATGTGTCGATGACGGAGCATCTTTGGATTCTGGTGGCATTCTGCAGAAGCCTTCATCGGCGTCGCCTAGGACAGTGAGAAATTGCCTCTTTTACTTTGAAATTGCGATCATACAGGAGCACTGCATCTTGGGGGACATTGCAAGGGAAGTGGATTACTGAACTAAAGATGGAAATTTCAGAtggccttccccccctccctaaAGCTAATTCATTTCTCACACTGCCTGAGATTTGTGCAAGGTTGGTACTGTGAGCGAGGATGTCCAACTTTCCATGTCTCTTTGTGTGAGGTAGTCCACCCACTGGCAGCAAAACACCTTGTCCGCCATTGCAACAGTAGTGGGGAATCATCTGGCAACGTGGCTCAGAGTTAGAAGGCATTTGGAGGTAGTGCTGAGCTGCCCAGAGCTAGATCAGCAGTTTCCCACTGTATGAAATTAGAGCTGGGCCTTAACTGGCTTTGTAAGCAATTAGAGTCCTCCACCACCCCCTGTCACCATTGCCACTCTTTACTCCCCAGTTGAAGCAGCACTGATTGACACTGCATGGGGTGTTATGGGACAAGATGTCATGAGCTCCATAGAGAACTCTTGGTAGGGCTGAACTGAGGAGGAGGTGGCTTGGGAACCatgggaggggcccagtggtctaGGCACAGTGGATGAGGATGTTGGGGAGGAGCCCAGGAGTCTGCCTGTTGACTGCCCCATCCCTGAGGCTGATGCCAATGGAGGTGAAGGGGTTGAGCCACCAGCCCCACTGAGTGCACGGGCAGGCTCCCAGACTTGCCTCCTGCAGTCGGTTTGCTCACAGATCAGAAGAAGTTGCCAGAGGCGGAGCTGGAGGGGGCTCTAGCAGAGTCATCCCTGCCTCCGTCACCGCAGATGTGCAGTGTTGGTGGCACAGGTATGAACAAATTGAGCCCATTAGCCAGTCTACCTGTAGGAGTGTCCACTTGCTTGCCGAGTCCCGAACAGAGTTGAGAGAAACCCCAACAAAAGTAGCCAAGCCCACCCTGTTCCTTATTAAGTGAATTCAGAGTGTGTATCAAGTGTTGTGACAACATCTTCACTGCCGCTTAGTGCCTTGTAGTGATTATAGACCTTGTAAGCTGTATCCTGACCCACGTTCCAGTTGTGCGCTAACCTGATTAAAGCCATTGGCAATAAATGAGCTGAGAGTCCTGCATCTGATTCTGTTGGTGGGAGCCAGGATATCAGGGGTACTTTCCTgagattagggatggacaaatctgtcagttgtgAATACTCCCAATTACTGACTTTTCCAAttttgagttcagttctccacacttccacatcagtttgtgatatttttttaaaaaaaggtcttgtgaaaattcatcagtatcttaatacgaatttctcctaatatacacattatatataatattgcatgcaattttgcctgatatgcacatttttgcaaaacaaatttctgctaatataacacatttttgtatgttattttaaccaaTATGTGCATCTTTATGCACAATTTGCCACAGTATatacttgattggagaactgcattgcaaatttcagaaaagtgtgcatttcaaaggatggctacttTTGGGTTCACATATTATTTCTGAAAGTGGGAATGAGGtagttttgcttttaaatgtgaattgaactgaatttctcctgagTCCCTACCTGACTTCTCTTCTCCTAGTCTTAGCAAAGTTTAATCAACTCGCTAAGTCAATTTGTCTGTGCCAACATGATTTAGTAAGTTCATTAAAATAGGACATGATTTTTAACAGCCTGGTTCTTATAATGAAGGATCTCTGCCCAAGAACTTTCCCTCGCCAACCATTGAAGGCTGTACTCTCATTCTGGTATGCCGCATTCCTCTGCTTTGCAATTGCAGTGGGTCTCCCATCAATTTAAAAATCAGAAAGGGCTTTGTTCTTTTGGGTTAAACATGTATTAGGGAGGGAAACATAATTGCTTTACAATAAGTTTTCAATATATTCCACAGCTGAAGTGTGTGAAATGGTGGGCTGTATGTTCCATGGTGCCTTACTGTTCCAGCTTTCTAGAGGCAAGACCCATTCACTCTCTTCTCGAAGATTTAACTTCCAGAGACCCTGGGGAGAGAGCTAGACCCCAGAGAATGACAATTGTACAAATTCACCCTAACAAAAGGCATTCCCAAAAGGCAAAAACAGAGACTGAGAATTACCAGGGACAGTAATGACAACACAGAAACAGCGGGAGCAATTATATGTTTATATGAAAAGTCGATGCTGCAGTTTAGCACCCGTGTGATGGATGATAACTATATAGTAATTTTGATGTCTCTCTTGATTATGGCATAACAACGTTGCCTAATTCAGATCTATATCTGAGCAGAAAATTGTCAAGGTCTCAACTTAGAACTGAGAATGCCCTGCTCAGGGCTGGGAGGGAATAGGGTGTAGAACAAGGGTAGCTAATGTAGcgtcctctagatgttggactataactcgaATCAAGGGGTGTCTgagcaatttgattcagttcacatttcaagttgaatctatcaaatatacactttccaaaacaatatgagaagtgaaacacagccatccttcaaaattcacacttagacaaattttgcaatgcagttcaccaaccaaacaatgtttacaaaaatggatatggcaggggaaagtatgcacaaaaaatgaatatattcattttggccATGCTGTTGGGTGTGCTGGGAATGGCAGTCGAACAATATCTAGAAGGCAATATGTTGGCCCTCCTTGGTTTTGAACACCAATCCTTGAAATTGGCAAGTAGCACGAATCTTCTTCATTGGCCAAACCTAGTATATAGGGCTAGCTCCAGTATTTGCAGTGGGGGTTAGCCACAGCACCCTCAAGGAACCCACCTAAACTGGAAGAGGTGGGGCATGCAAACTGAGAATTTTCGGGAGCTACATCTGATAGCCTTGGGTATTTTTTCATGAAATAGGAATAGCAGCATGGTTAGGATGGTAAGTCCTCTGCTACTCTTGGGCCCCCGTCAAATGCTAGCCCTTGTAATATAAATGGTAAAAGCTTGACATTATGTCCTTGATTTTTGTCATTGCTGCTGCTACACTTCAGGCTTCATCTAAGTCCTGCAACTTCCATCTGCCAGCACTAGCTTCCGAGACCCTTCTAGCATGTAGAAGATGCTCTTCTGACCCTGATTCTGGCCCTCTGACGAAAGCTACTTCAGGTCAGCTGGTACAGCTTCAACGTTCAGCTAATTTCTATTCCAGCTAAGCCTCTTGTTTGTTGCCTATGGTTTCATTTCCCTTTGAAACTCAATTTCCCTTTCATTGTCAAATAGGCCCCACTGGGGACTTGTTTATTGAGGAAATTAATTCCACCCCTCTTTACATTCCCTATACAAGCTACTCCCCAGCGAGCTGTATTAGCAAATAGGGTTGAAGGAATCCGTTAGAGTTgggctctctcagtttctaatttttccagtttagCTCTCCCCATTTCCACTTCAggtgaatttttcttttttctttttgaaatgtaTCGGCCTGCATACTGGAGAATGCTCTAAAGACACTCCACCATTGGCGTGAGCAGGATTGCAAATACAACTAATTCTCATTGCAGATGGGACTTTAGGGAATATGGCTCTTCATATCATATGTGGTGGGCTTGCCCACAAGTTCAGTTGTTTGGAGATAAAGTATATACTGAGGTGGGCCTCATTACGTACCAAACCATATTGTGGAACTCAAGGATTGCTTTCAATTTATGATGAAGAAGCACAGGACCTCCATCATAAACATCTGTTCACCCATATTTTGACGGCTACCCTCCTGACTATCGCCAGGTTTTGGAAGACTCTACATGCTGATCTAATGGGCATTTGGTTTCAGGAGCTTTGGGATCTTGCCTTTATGGAAAAACTGACCAACGCTATTCAGGAACGCAGGGCACATTAAAAAACCAGACAACTTTTATGCAGTTTGGAACATTTTAATTAATTGCGTGGCAACTAAAGAACTTGGTTATAAAATGCCAGTAACACCTGGTGAATTGTGAAGGGATACCTTTATCTGACAGATCCATGATCTAAATCAggccttatttgcttgaaaatgATTGTTCATCTGGAGGGGGGTGGTAAGAGTGGGTGGAGGGGCATTGTAGTattattttttctcttgtttttgttttaacagttcgatatatgtatatatacatatatgtcaCACAACCTGAAAGCGGAACCCCTGATCCATAATCCGCAATGGTGGCATCGCAACACCTGGTGGGAACGGCATGTGCTGCAAGTTCTTCTTTGACTGCCACCTGGGCGTTTTCACCTACATGCTCAACTACTACCACACGGGCAAGctgcactgccctgctgacatctgTGGGCCGCTCTTCGAGGAGGAGCTAGCCTTCTGGGGCATTGACGAGACCGACGTGGAGCCCTGCTGCTGGATGATCTACCGGCAGCACCGTGACGCCGAGGAGGTGCTGGACATCTTTGAGGCGCCTGACCTCATCACTGGCGAGCCACCCCCTGAACCTGACGACGACGAGCTGGCTGCCAAGGGCTGGGCATCGAGGACGTGGGTGCTGTAGgcacctcctcctctgccagtGGCTCCCCCCTCGATGGCAAGGGCAGCCTCTGGAAGAGGCTCCAGCCACAATTGTGGGCGCTCTTCGAGGACCCCTACTCTTCCCGAGCCGCCAGGGCTCCTGTTAATCTGATACCCTAAGATGCAGCTTACTTAGCTTGCATGTAAATGCAGCACTGGCCATCAGCTACCCCATGTCTTGCTATCTGAGCAACACCGAGCTCTTCTCCAAGTACCTCGCCCTTGAGCAGTACCgagccgctgccgctgccgcagaagagagagagggagaaaagtttttcctctgttcttgttgcattgttcttgttgtatttgcattgttttagttgaattgtatttttactgtatattttttactggttatttcttatgtaattttttttggtaatacgttttataatgttttgttcaccactttgggggccttttggccaaaaagtggtatataaataaacaacaacaacaacaataatatattttttagaaGTCCAGAGGAAGAtttgaatgcatttttgtgcaaattaggtaagttcacattAAAACTAATTCTTCCCTCATCCCTAAAGGACAAGGGTTCAATTTTGAATTGGCTTCCAAATCATATGGGTATGATGTCTTATCCCCTAAAATCTCAGGAATGTTCTTTTTTCCAAAACAGCCTTTGCCTCAAAACATGGTTATAATGGAAACATGTGAGGCTCCGTCCCACATATATAAATAGAAAACAaactaacaaacaaataaaacattataTTGTTGTTAACCAGTCTTTCTAGGATTCAGAAAAGATCTTTTCAATTACTGTTCTGCCATGAGGGGTTAGGGGGTTGGGGCCATAAGTCCAATCATTTTATGTCTCTGTTGTTTGCCTAACTTTAAACACTGTTTATGTCTAGTAGACAATAATTTTCGCTCTTTCAATTGCCAGTTTTTCATGCGGTCAAGGACGGTGTATCATCATTATCTTTGATCAAGGCCTGCAAGCTGATTTTCCTCTGTCTCCAGTGGATTCCCTACTGTAAACATACGATTCTGCAGGCGTTGCCAACCTTCTTAACCAGTACCTGCTCTTGTGCAAAAGCAGAATTGGGCTGTGCTTGGTCTGCCAACAATACTCAGAGGTAGGAATGTCAAAGAATTCTGTCAGAAACAGGAGTGGAATTGCCACATGGAAATTACGCAAACGAATGCAAGTGGTATTCACTATCTCTTTTTCGTCTGCAAAAGTTAtgtaaataacttttttttacatttcccttccattgaaatgcatagataTTCATTACATAATTAATCATGTTAATTTCAGCCATAGTTGCTACCCAGCCAAATAGCTTAGTTTctagcagaagctgaactgtagtgGAACGGAAACAGAGTTGATTGTGACAAACACAGGATGGGATGCAAATCattgcctccttccttccctacCAGGAGGTAACATTTATCTTCACGCTATGGGGAAAAAAAATACCCTTCACTTCCCAATTTCTACAAAATTCATCATGCTGCTGATGAATGCAGAGGAGCAAGTGGGGTTTTCCTGGTCCCTTGGCTACCCTAGGTGTTGCTGAAAGGAGTTATAGGAGAACAAAAGGGAAGGTGTTACAGTTGCATTGTCTATTGTCTTTTCCAGGGTGATTTATGAAAATTGCTGGAGGGCCAGACTTTGACCCACCTTCATTTTTCCTTGATCAGGTTCACACAGATGAGCTTCATGATAAGCAGACTCATTTGATGCAACTATTGCTAGAATGTACCACATCAGACTTCAGCTGGGGGAATCTCATGTTTGATTGCTCCTTTTAaagtaaaaacaagaaaaagaaagaaagaaagaaagaaagaaagaaagaaagaaagaaagaaagaaagaaagaaagaaagaaagaaagaaagaaagaaagaaaaagcctcTCTCATAATATATCCCATATGTGCCCATTCAACCACTTTGCTATGCAGAACTGGCACATGTGCCACATAATGTTAATTGCACATCTGCAATAAATGGATCATTTAAGGTGGCAGCACCTAATTTCAGTAGAAGATGTCACCAAAAGCAAACAATGGAACCGTGATTGAGATTCCAACAAGGTTTAACTTGAGCCAGGGCCAAGCTACCATTGCCTGTTTGGACTATAGGTATCAGAGAGGCTCTGAACATCTGCAGAATATATTTCTTTTGACAAAGGTAAAGCGCAACCTCCCTCTCGTCCCATCAAAGCCTTCTGGATTCCATTGTGTGTCTCCCAAGCAGTCAGTCTGTCTTCTGAGGCATAGCCTCTGATGCTCTAGGGCACAGGTAGGAAAATGGACCTGGCTGGTGGGCCAGATTTCTCAGTCCCCCATCCTCTGTGGGCCAGCTTTGAAAGGTGGGTAGGTCcgtccacctgtcagtcacctgatgggTGGTTATAGCAACCTCCTTTGAAGGAGCATTTCTGGGTGTCAATCAGCTGATTAGTGGAGGAAGCGCACTTTCAAAGAGACTTGCTCCATTAGCACAAAGCAGTTTGCATTGAAACACTtgctaaaatggaggggggagaggcTAGTTTCTGTAAGTGGTTCAATGCAAACTACTTTGCACTAATGgagcaagcccctttgaaggtATGCTCCcaatgccaatcagctgattagtGCTGGGAGCATGCCTTTCTCCAGTATCATGAAGCAGTTTACATTGAAACTACTTGCCAAAATGGAGGAAAGAAGCTAGAGTCTGGGGCATGGTCATGGGGAATATGATGCAACAACTttattgaagctaagcaggtctcagTTTGATCAGtgtttggatgggagaccatctggaaAACCCATGCACAATGCCGTGTCattatggaagaaaggtgggatacaaatgtactaATATATGTAagtgcatatatatataagatGCCGTCTCCCATTGCCCACtctgaagctgactggactggcagttgaatctctCTTCAGCCTTGGCAATGGGGCTGCATCCTCCACcatctcagagaggagaaggCTCAGAACATGGCGCACACAACACTGTCCTCCATCATAAATGAATGCCCAGGAGGTTCAGAAGAAATggccatgggtgtgtgtgtgtcctgtcaCTGCCTTCCCAGGCACCAGCATTTGACACCTGAGGTCACTGCCTCACTTTGCCCAACCATAGGGCCGGCCCTGCTTcatgtgttgttgttgtagttatgtgccttcaagttgattttgatttatgatgaccctatgaatcagtgaaccaccctgttcagatcttgtaagttcaggtctgtggcttcctttatggaatcaatccatctcttgtgtggccttcctctttttctactcccttctgtttttccaagcattattgtctttgctagtgaatcatgtcttctcattgtgtgtccataagtatgataacctgagtttcatcattttagcttctagtgatagttctggtttaatttgttccaacaccaaattatttgtctttttcgcaatccatggtatgcacaaagctctcctccaacaccacatttcaaatgagttgatttttctcttatccacttttttcactgtccaactttcacatccatacatagagatcgggaataccatggtctgaatgatcctgactttggtgttcagtgatacatctttgcatttgaggaccttttctagttctctcatagctgccctcctcagtcctagtcttcttctgatttcttgactattgtctccattttggttaatgactgtgccaaggtattgataatacttgacaagttcaatgtcctcattgtcaactttcacctgtagtcctgcttttgtgctttcctctttaattttcatcattattcatttcaaatcattactggtttctgctagtagcatggtatagtctgcatatcttaaattattgatattttcccctccaattttcatacccccatcttggtccaatcccattttccatatgatatattctgcatgtagactaaacaaatagggtgataaaatacacccctgtctcataccctttccaattaggaaccaactggtttctccatattctgtctttacagtgacctcttgtccagagtataggttgtgcatcaaaacaatcagatgctgtggcacccccatttcctttaaagcattccatagtttttcatgatctacacaatcaaagactttgccgtaatctataaagcacagggtgattttcttctgaaattccttggtccattccatgatccaacgtatgtttgcgatatgatctctgttaCTTAttcactttctaaatccagcttggacatctggcatttctcgctccatatatggtaagagcctttgtcatagaatcttaagcattattttacttgcatgggatattaaggcaatagtttgataattactgcattccctgggatctgctttctttggaattgggatgtatattgaacgcttcccgtctgtgggccattgttttattttccatatttgttgac
This genomic window contains:
- the LOC133368773 gene encoding potassium voltage-gated channel subfamily C member 2-like, which codes for MCCKFFFDCHLGVFTYMLNYYHTGKLHCPADICGPLFEEELAFWGIDETDVEPCCWMIYRQHRDAEEVLDIFEAPDLITGEPPPEPDDDELAAKGWASRTLWKRLQPQLWALFEDPYSSRAARAPVNLIP